One genomic window of Hippocampus zosterae strain Florida chromosome 12, ASM2543408v3, whole genome shotgun sequence includes the following:
- the LOC127611525 gene encoding myc box-dependent-interacting protein 1 isoform X3: MAELNLGKGLTAGKVASNVQKKLTRAQEKVLQKLGKADETKDVAFEEGVINFNKQYAEGSKLQRDLRAYLEAVKAMHESSKNVQACLADMYEPDWYGKNEVDSIVEDCDVLWTDYHQKLVDHALISMDTYLGQFPDIKARIAKRDRKLVDYDSARHNYATTHKTKKKDGGIKITKPSSLLERATPGWAQGILSAHNVAQSSLSRSQAEEELERAQKVFEEINIDLQEELPSLWNSRVGFYVSTFQSLAGFEEKFHKEISRLDQDLYDVLEKLENTDTSRKTGNRSALSSGANRSGIDESNHTLKPGAPPPIPKSPSKLRPAVPPPPKVTPSKEMKTENIINLFDSAATPDISVTSPTEPANWDSWGESETTPEAVPEAEAVDAVEETSTQDTPAVNEESVEAKADSPDMPPGFLFKVQVMHDYAANDTDELEMKAGDVVLVIPFDNPDEQDDGWLMGIKEDDWKQKKENGTKGVFPENFTQRL, encoded by the exons ATGGCTGAGCTAAATTTGGGGAAGGGTTTGACTGCGGGGAAAGTGGCCAGCAACGTCCAAAAGAAGCTAACCAGAGCCCAAGAGAAG GTTCTACAGAAGCTTGGAAAAGCGGATGAGACCAAAGATGTTGCTTTCGAGGAGGGAGTCATCAACTTCAACAAGCAATAT GCTGAAGGGAGCAAACTCCAACGTGACCTTAGAGCATACCTGGAGGCTGTCAAAG CCATGCACGAGTCCTCGAAGAACGTGCAGGCGTGCCTGGCTGACATGTATGAGCCCGACTGGTATGGCAAGAATGAAGTCGATTCCATTGTGGAG GATTGCGATGTGCTGTGGACTGACTACCATCAAAAGTTGGTTGATCATGCGCTCATATCCATGGATACCTATTTGGGACAGTTTCCTGATATCAAG GCTCGTATTGCCAAGAGGGACAGAAAGTTGGTGGATTACGACAGTGCCAGACACAACTATGCCACCACGCATAAGACCAAGAAAAAGGATGGCGGTATTAAAATCACAAAG CCATCCTCTTTGTTGGAGAGGGCGACGCCCGGCTGGGCTCAAGGGATTCTGTCCGCACACAATGTTGCCCAGAGTAGCTTGTCCAGAAGCCAG GCAGAggaggagttggagagagcCCAGAAGGTGTTTGAGGAGATCAATATTGACTTACAGGAGGAATTACCTTCACTCTGGAACAG TCGTGTTGGTTTCTATGTCAGCACCTTCCAGAGTTTGGCTGGTTTTGAGGAAAAGTTTCACAAAGAAATTAGCCGG CTGGATCAGGATTTATATGATGTGCTGGAAAAACTCGAAAATACAGACACAAGCAG AAAGACAGGTAACCGCAGCGCCTTATCGTCAGGAGCAAATAGGAG TGGCATCGATGAGTCCAACCATACTCTCAAGCCAGGAGCACCCCCGCCGATTCCAAAATCCCCATCCAAG CTCAGACCAGCAGTGCCTCCTCCACCCAAGGTGACTCCATCCAAAGAGATGAAAACGGAAAATATCATCAACCTCTTTGATTCTGCAGCAACTCCTGACATTAGTGTCACCTCCCCGACAGAG CCAGCAAACTGGGACTCCTGG GGTGAGTCTGAAACAACTCCTGAAGCTGTTCCTGAAGCAGAAGCAGTGGACGCAGTAGAAGAAACTTCAACGCAAGAT ACACCTGCAGTAAATGAAGAATCAGTAGAAGCAAAGGCAGACTCACCCGACATGCCGCCTGGCTTCCTATTTAAG GTCCAAGTGATGCACGATTATGCAGCAAATGACACAGATGAACTTGAAATGAAGGCGGGAGACGTGGTGCTAGTCATACCCTTTGACAATCCAGATGAACAG GATGATGGCTGGCTGATGGGAATAAAAGAGGATGACTggaaacagaaaaaagaaaatggaaccaAAGGAGTATTCCCTGAAAACTTCACCCAGAGGCTGTAA
- the LOC127611525 gene encoding myc box-dependent-interacting protein 1 isoform X1 — MAELNLGKGLTAGKVASNVQKKLTRAQEKVLQKLGKADETKDVAFEEGVINFNKQYAEGSKLQRDLRAYLEAVKAMHESSKNVQACLADMYEPDWYGKNEVDSIVEDCDVLWTDYHQKLVDHALISMDTYLGQFPDIKARIAKRDRKLVDYDSARHNYATTHKTKKKDGGIKITKPSSLLERATPGWAQGILSAHNVAQSSLSRSQAEEELERAQKVFEEINIDLQEELPSLWNSRVGFYVSTFQSLAGFEEKFHKEISRLDQDLYDVLEKLENTDTSRKTGNRSALSSGANRSGIDESNHTLKPGAPPPIPKSPSKLRPAVPPPPKVTPSKEMKTENIINLFDSAATPDISVTSPTEPANWDSWPEDDGAQEEPTKKHYDPVAAAADAWGDDDTPPARYDPIAAATEGWGDDSTQAVRYDAKEDWGDDETQQAYDESVAEAPEGPVENDNQPDAEDAASPAEASVDTYEEAPPNAADEEDQGESETTPEAVPEAEAVDAVEETSTQDTPAVNEESVEAKADSPDMPPGFLFKVQVMHDYAANDTDELEMKAGDVVLVIPFDNPDEQDDGWLMGIKEDDWKQKKENGTKGVFPENFTQRL; from the exons ATGGCTGAGCTAAATTTGGGGAAGGGTTTGACTGCGGGGAAAGTGGCCAGCAACGTCCAAAAGAAGCTAACCAGAGCCCAAGAGAAG GTTCTACAGAAGCTTGGAAAAGCGGATGAGACCAAAGATGTTGCTTTCGAGGAGGGAGTCATCAACTTCAACAAGCAATAT GCTGAAGGGAGCAAACTCCAACGTGACCTTAGAGCATACCTGGAGGCTGTCAAAG CCATGCACGAGTCCTCGAAGAACGTGCAGGCGTGCCTGGCTGACATGTATGAGCCCGACTGGTATGGCAAGAATGAAGTCGATTCCATTGTGGAG GATTGCGATGTGCTGTGGACTGACTACCATCAAAAGTTGGTTGATCATGCGCTCATATCCATGGATACCTATTTGGGACAGTTTCCTGATATCAAG GCTCGTATTGCCAAGAGGGACAGAAAGTTGGTGGATTACGACAGTGCCAGACACAACTATGCCACCACGCATAAGACCAAGAAAAAGGATGGCGGTATTAAAATCACAAAG CCATCCTCTTTGTTGGAGAGGGCGACGCCCGGCTGGGCTCAAGGGATTCTGTCCGCACACAATGTTGCCCAGAGTAGCTTGTCCAGAAGCCAG GCAGAggaggagttggagagagcCCAGAAGGTGTTTGAGGAGATCAATATTGACTTACAGGAGGAATTACCTTCACTCTGGAACAG TCGTGTTGGTTTCTATGTCAGCACCTTCCAGAGTTTGGCTGGTTTTGAGGAAAAGTTTCACAAAGAAATTAGCCGG CTGGATCAGGATTTATATGATGTGCTGGAAAAACTCGAAAATACAGACACAAGCAG AAAGACAGGTAACCGCAGCGCCTTATCGTCAGGAGCAAATAGGAG TGGCATCGATGAGTCCAACCATACTCTCAAGCCAGGAGCACCCCCGCCGATTCCAAAATCCCCATCCAAG CTCAGACCAGCAGTGCCTCCTCCACCCAAGGTGACTCCATCCAAAGAGATGAAAACGGAAAATATCATCAACCTCTTTGATTCTGCAGCAACTCCTGACATTAGTGTCACCTCCCCGACAGAG CCAGCAAACTGGGACTCCTGG CCAGAGGATGACGGTGCCCAAGAGGAGCCCACCAAGAAGCACTATGACCCTGTGGCGGCTGCCGCAGATGCCTGGGGGGATGACGATACGCCGCCCGCCCGCTATGACCCGATAGCCGCTGCCACGGAGGGCTGGGGGGATGACAGCACCCAAGCAGTTCGCTATGACGCAAAGGAGGATTGGGGGGACGATGAAACCCAACAGGCTTATGATGAATCCGTAGCTGAAGCCCCAGAGGGTCCGGTCGAGAACGACAACCAGCCGGACGCAGAGGACGCTGCAAGTCCTGCTGAGGCTTCAGTTGACACCTATGAAGAAGCTCCTCCTAATGCTGCAGATGAAGAGGATCAG GGTGAGTCTGAAACAACTCCTGAAGCTGTTCCTGAAGCAGAAGCAGTGGACGCAGTAGAAGAAACTTCAACGCAAGAT ACACCTGCAGTAAATGAAGAATCAGTAGAAGCAAAGGCAGACTCACCCGACATGCCGCCTGGCTTCCTATTTAAG GTCCAAGTGATGCACGATTATGCAGCAAATGACACAGATGAACTTGAAATGAAGGCGGGAGACGTGGTGCTAGTCATACCCTTTGACAATCCAGATGAACAG GATGATGGCTGGCTGATGGGAATAAAAGAGGATGACTggaaacagaaaaaagaaaatggaaccaAAGGAGTATTCCCTGAAAACTTCACCCAGAGGCTGTAA
- the LOC127611525 gene encoding myc box-dependent-interacting protein 1 isoform X2, protein MAELNLGKGLTAGKVASNVQKKLTRAQEKVLQKLGKADETKDVAFEEGVINFNKQYAEGSKLQRDLRAYLEAVKAMHESSKNVQACLADMYEPDWYGKNEVDSIVEDCDVLWTDYHQKLVDHALISMDTYLGQFPDIKARIAKRDRKLVDYDSARHNYATTHKTKKKDGGIKITKPSSLLERATPGWAQGILSAHNVAQSSLSRSQAEEELERAQKVFEEINIDLQEELPSLWNSRVGFYVSTFQSLAGFEEKFHKEISRLDQDLYDVLEKLENTDTSSGIDESNHTLKPGAPPPIPKSPSKLRPAVPPPPKVTPSKEMKTENIINLFDSAATPDISVTSPTEPANWDSWPEDDGAQEEPTKKHYDPVAAAADAWGDDDTPPARYDPIAAATEGWGDDSTQAVRYDAKEDWGDDETQQAYDESVAEAPEGPVENDNQPDAEDAASPAEASVDTYEEAPPNAADEEDQGESETTPEAVPEAEAVDAVEETSTQDTPAVNEESVEAKADSPDMPPGFLFKVQVMHDYAANDTDELEMKAGDVVLVIPFDNPDEQDDGWLMGIKEDDWKQKKENGTKGVFPENFTQRL, encoded by the exons ATGGCTGAGCTAAATTTGGGGAAGGGTTTGACTGCGGGGAAAGTGGCCAGCAACGTCCAAAAGAAGCTAACCAGAGCCCAAGAGAAG GTTCTACAGAAGCTTGGAAAAGCGGATGAGACCAAAGATGTTGCTTTCGAGGAGGGAGTCATCAACTTCAACAAGCAATAT GCTGAAGGGAGCAAACTCCAACGTGACCTTAGAGCATACCTGGAGGCTGTCAAAG CCATGCACGAGTCCTCGAAGAACGTGCAGGCGTGCCTGGCTGACATGTATGAGCCCGACTGGTATGGCAAGAATGAAGTCGATTCCATTGTGGAG GATTGCGATGTGCTGTGGACTGACTACCATCAAAAGTTGGTTGATCATGCGCTCATATCCATGGATACCTATTTGGGACAGTTTCCTGATATCAAG GCTCGTATTGCCAAGAGGGACAGAAAGTTGGTGGATTACGACAGTGCCAGACACAACTATGCCACCACGCATAAGACCAAGAAAAAGGATGGCGGTATTAAAATCACAAAG CCATCCTCTTTGTTGGAGAGGGCGACGCCCGGCTGGGCTCAAGGGATTCTGTCCGCACACAATGTTGCCCAGAGTAGCTTGTCCAGAAGCCAG GCAGAggaggagttggagagagcCCAGAAGGTGTTTGAGGAGATCAATATTGACTTACAGGAGGAATTACCTTCACTCTGGAACAG TCGTGTTGGTTTCTATGTCAGCACCTTCCAGAGTTTGGCTGGTTTTGAGGAAAAGTTTCACAAAGAAATTAGCCGG CTGGATCAGGATTTATATGATGTGCTGGAAAAACTCGAAAATACAGACACAAGCAG TGGCATCGATGAGTCCAACCATACTCTCAAGCCAGGAGCACCCCCGCCGATTCCAAAATCCCCATCCAAG CTCAGACCAGCAGTGCCTCCTCCACCCAAGGTGACTCCATCCAAAGAGATGAAAACGGAAAATATCATCAACCTCTTTGATTCTGCAGCAACTCCTGACATTAGTGTCACCTCCCCGACAGAG CCAGCAAACTGGGACTCCTGG CCAGAGGATGACGGTGCCCAAGAGGAGCCCACCAAGAAGCACTATGACCCTGTGGCGGCTGCCGCAGATGCCTGGGGGGATGACGATACGCCGCCCGCCCGCTATGACCCGATAGCCGCTGCCACGGAGGGCTGGGGGGATGACAGCACCCAAGCAGTTCGCTATGACGCAAAGGAGGATTGGGGGGACGATGAAACCCAACAGGCTTATGATGAATCCGTAGCTGAAGCCCCAGAGGGTCCGGTCGAGAACGACAACCAGCCGGACGCAGAGGACGCTGCAAGTCCTGCTGAGGCTTCAGTTGACACCTATGAAGAAGCTCCTCCTAATGCTGCAGATGAAGAGGATCAG GGTGAGTCTGAAACAACTCCTGAAGCTGTTCCTGAAGCAGAAGCAGTGGACGCAGTAGAAGAAACTTCAACGCAAGAT ACACCTGCAGTAAATGAAGAATCAGTAGAAGCAAAGGCAGACTCACCCGACATGCCGCCTGGCTTCCTATTTAAG GTCCAAGTGATGCACGATTATGCAGCAAATGACACAGATGAACTTGAAATGAAGGCGGGAGACGTGGTGCTAGTCATACCCTTTGACAATCCAGATGAACAG GATGATGGCTGGCTGATGGGAATAAAAGAGGATGACTggaaacagaaaaaagaaaatggaaccaAAGGAGTATTCCCTGAAAACTTCACCCAGAGGCTGTAA